The following is a genomic window from Rana temporaria chromosome 7, aRanTem1.1, whole genome shotgun sequence.
tttctaaaatttgtaaatgaaaaaattagtgaatttacaaattttgaaataaaaaattatgaatttatgaattttctagttttctatttttttatttcaaaatttgtaaatttgtaaatttacaaatcttttcattttttcatttacgaatttacaaattttagaaaattcaaaaaatagaaaatgaaaaaatttgaaaattcataaattttatatttctattttcctaatttatgaattttctagttttctaaATTAGGAAAATAGAAAtgtaatttacgaattttcaaatttttaaattttttgaattttctaaaatttgtaaatttgtaaatgaaaaaatgaaaacatttgtaaatttacaaatgtacaaattttgaatgaaaaaattagaaaattcataaattcacaAATTAGGAAAATAGAAatttaatttacgaattttcaaattgtttgatttacaaatttaaaaaatattcgaATTTATGAATATTCGGAAGAATTTGGGGTTTTTGTTCATTTCGGATGTTTCCGAATGAACGAATTTGTCATCCAGAAGCTAATCGGCCTCTAGGATGACTTTTCCATTATCGGGGAATCGCCGGCTGAGAAAGGAAGCCCCCGGGAGGATGATGGGTGGAGCTTCATCCTGATATCCCCACTTCAAGTTCCAGGACGTCCTACACGCGGGAAGTGGTGATCCCGCCATGAAGGTCTTTGTTCAGGAACTTCCtgctatagggtgacaacgctctgtctgCCTCCTAAATTGTGCCCCTGCGTTGTCACCCCGTCACATGGACTCCCAATATTGCCTTTTTCAGCACACGTGACACAGAGGTGGTTCCGTTATTGTCACCGCCCGagaaatggcgcggggggcgggGTCATGGAGACAGGAAGTGactgcaaagaggctgcaggagatcagaaTCGCTGAGATGGAAAAAGGGTGAAAAGAAggaatttatttacaaaaagcgccattgtttctttttttttatgtaatattaTAATGATAGTCGGCGTCTCCGCCGCAGTTCTCTCCGTTGTCTCCAGGCAACGCGGCGCCCCTCGCCGGGTGAAGACTTCGGATCCTGGAAGGATTTTTGTCTGGAGATTCCTGAGATTCGGCGTCCGGCGCGGAGAGGATTCGCCATGGAGACCTTCCTGGAATAATGACAGAATTTGTCGGGATGAATAAAGCGCGGCGCGATGATTAATGgcggtggaggggggaggggggcggccgcTCGGCGGGGGACTTCGTCCTGTAACCCTGTGTGTGCGCTCGCAGCGGTCATTCATGCGTTTTTATTATTACGGTTTAGAAGTTGGGTGAGGGGAAAATCCAGGAAATCTCCCACTGACCTTGGAAGATCGAATTCTGAAGCTGATCCGACCTTCAGCTGTTATCTACAAGACAGAAGCAGGTAAGAAAATAAAACTCACCTGATTGACATTTATAGAAACCAGGACGGGAGGACATTCGATCAGGACGGGAGGACGTTGGATCAGGACAGGAGGACGTTGGATCAGGACGGGAGGACGTTGGATCAGGACGGGAGGACGTTGGATCAGGACGGGAGGACGTTGGATCAGGACGGGAGGACGTTGGATCAGGACGGGAGGACGTTGGATCAGGACGGGAGGACATTCGATCAGGACGGGAGGACGTTGGATCAGGACGGGAGTGCGTTGGATCAGGACGGGAGGACATTCGATCAGGACGGGAGGACGTTGGATCGGGACGGGAGGACGTTGGATCAGGACGGGAGGACGTTGGATCAGGACGGGAGGACATTCGATCAGGACGGGAGGACGTTGGATCAGGACAGGAGGACATTCGATCAGGACGGGAGGACGTTGGATCAGGACGGGAGGACGTTGGATCAGGACGGGAGGACGTTGGATCAGGACAGGAGGACATTCGATCAGGACGGGAGGACGTTGGATCAGGACGGGAGGACGTTGGATCAGGACGGGAGGACGTTGGATCAGGACAGGAGGACATTCGATCAGGACGGGAGGACGTTGGATCAGGACGGGAGGACGTTGGATCAGGACGGGAGGACGTTGGATCAGGACGGGAGGACGTTGGATCAGGACGGGAGGACGTTGGATCAGGACGGGAGGACGTTGGATCAGGACAGGAGGACATTCGATCAGGACGGGAGGACGTTGGATCAGGACGGGAGGACGTATGATCAGGACGGGAGGACGTAGGATCAGGACGGGAGGACGTTGGATCAGGACGGGAGGACATTCGATCAGGACGGGAGGACGTTGGATCAGGACGGGAGGACGTTGGATCAGGACGGGAGGACGTTGGATCAGGACGGGAGGACGTTGGATCAGGACGGGAGGACGTTGGATCAGGACAGGAGGACATTCGATCAGGACGGGAGGACGTTGGATCAGGACGGGAGGACGTTGGATCAGGACAGGAGGACATTCGATCAGGACGGGAGGACGTTGGATCAGGACGGGAGGACGTAGGATCAGGACGGGAGGACGTTGGATCAGGACGGGAGGACATTCGATCAGGACGGGAGGACGTTGGATCGGGACGGGAGGACGTTGGATCAGGACAGGAGGACATTCGATCAGGACGGGAGGACGTTGGATCAGGACGGGAGGACGTTGGATCAGGACAGGAGGACGTTGGATCAGGACGGGAGGACGTTGGATCAGGACAGGAGGACATTCGATCAGGACGGGAGGACGTTGGATCAGGACGGGAGGACGTATGATCAGGACGGGAGGACGTTGGATCAGGACGGGAGGACGTTGGATCAGGACGGGAGGACGTTGGATCAGGACGGGAGGACATTCGATCAGGACGGGAGGACGTTGGATCAGGACGGGAGGACGTTGGATCAGGACGGGAGGACGTTGGATCAGGACGGGAGGACGTTGGATCAGGACGGGAGGACGTTGGATCAGGACTGGAGGACGTTGGATCAGGACTGGAGGACATTGGATCAGGACAGGAGGACGTTGGATCAGGACAGGAGGACATTCGATCAGGACGGGAGGACGTTGGATCAGGACGGGAGGACGTTGAATGAGGACGGGAGGACGTTGAATGAGGACGGGAGGACGTAGGATCAGGACGGGAGGACGTTGGATCAGGACGGGAGGACGTTGGATCAGGACTGGAGGACATTGGATCAGGACGGGAGGACATTCGGTTTGTATCGGTTTGCCGCGTCTTTTACTTTTAATTGTAATTTAATGAAAGTAAATTGTATTCCATCCTTTGTTTCAGTGATGCTGATCTCCtgaagcctctttgcagccacttcctgtctccatcccccccccAGTGATGACCACGTGGCAGATTTCCTGATGTGGACCATGTCTGGGGGATGGGCTTTTGTTTCAGTCATTTATAGTCAagtctgaaggggaggagccaatacacctgtacaagactgaaggggaggagccgatacacctgtgcaagactgaaggggaggagccactacacctgtgcaagactgaaggggaggagccactacacctgtgcaagactgaaggggaggagccactacacctgtacaagactgaataggaggagccggtacacctgtgcaagactgaaggggaggagccggtacacctgtacaagactgaaggggaggagccgatacacctgtgcaagactgaaggggaggagccactacacctgtgcaagactgaaggggaggagccactacacctgtacaagactgaataggaggagccggtacacctgtgcaagactgaaggggaggagccggtacacctgtacaagactgaaggggaggagccggtacacctgtacaagactgaaggggaggagccggtacacctgtacaagactgaaggggaggagccggtacacctgtacaagactgaaggggaggagccggtacacttGTGCaaaactgaaggggaggagccgaaacacctgtgcaagactgaaggggaggagacggtacacctgtgcaagactataggggaggagccggtacacctgtgcaagacct
Proteins encoded in this region:
- the LOC120945612 gene encoding proteoglycan 4-like produces the protein MSSRPDPMSSSPDPTSSRPDPTSSRPDPTSSRPHSTSSRPHSTSSRPDPTSSRPDRMSSCPDPTSSCPDPMSSSPDPTSSSPDPTSSRPDPTSSRPDPTSSRPDPTSSRPDPTSSRPDRMSSRPDPTSSRPDPTSSRPDPTSSRPDHTSSRPDPTSSRPDRMSSCPDPTSSRPDPTSSCPDPTSSRPDPTSSRPDRMSSCPDPTSSRPDPTSSRPDRMSSRPDPTSSRPDPTSSRPDPTSSRPDRMSSCPDPTSSRPDPTSSRPDRMSSCPDPTSSRPDPTSSRPDPTSSRPDPTSSRPDPTSSRPDRMSSRPDPTSSRPDPTSSRPDHTSSRPDPTSSRPDRMSSCPDPTSSRPDPTSSRPDPTSSRPDPTSSRPDPTSSRPDPTSSRPDRMSSCPDPTSSRPDPTSSRPDPTSSRPDRMSSCPDPTSSRPDPTSSRPDPTSSRPDRMSSCPDPTSSRPDRMSSRPDPTSSRPDPTSSRPDPTSSRPDRMSSRPDPTHSRPDPTSSRPDRMSSRPDPTSSRPDPTSSRPDPTSSRPDPTSSRPDPTSSRPDPTSSCPDPTSSRPDRMSSRPGFYKCQSGEFYFLTCFCLVDNS